One part of the Candidatus Poribacteria bacterium genome encodes these proteins:
- a CDS encoding LamG domain-containing protein codes for MYKGLTFLTLSLFAFIHFTTPHAVALDTDGLVGVWLLDEGKGDAVKDSSGNGLDGKIAQGKPKWVKGKFDGAMEFGGSDMVTVDDDDALDLSEFTIAAWINIPKVSGAWQIIASKENRNPTGRNYGLFGHINTGVIHYSFTTNSGWKSFDAKTVATDGDWHHTAGTYDGSDFKFYLDGQVDAEVSPGTKPDTHDNFLFIGGCDIGNYWMTGVIDEVVLYDRALSEKEINELIEDGMVVTLDVQPGGKLVTTWSEIKAQAAR; via the coding sequence ATGTACAAAGGGCTAACATTCCTAACCTTGAGTCTTTTTGCTTTCATACATTTCACGACCCCGCACGCTGTAGCATTAGACACAGATGGACTCGTCGGTGTGTGGCTGCTGGATGAAGGCAAAGGGGATGCTGTTAAGGATTCCTCCGGCAATGGATTGGATGGAAAAATCGCACAAGGTAAGCCGAAATGGGTTAAAGGTAAGTTTGATGGCGCGATGGAATTCGGCGGATCGGATATGGTAACGGTCGATGATGATGACGCGCTTGACCTGAGTGAATTCACAATTGCCGCCTGGATAAACATCCCAAAAGTCTCCGGTGCGTGGCAAATCATTGCTTCGAAAGAAAACCGCAACCCTACTGGTAGAAATTACGGGCTTTTCGGTCATATTAATACCGGGGTTATCCATTACTCTTTCACAACAAACTCCGGCTGGAAATCCTTCGATGCCAAAACTGTTGCGACGGATGGGGATTGGCATCACACCGCAGGCACCTACGACGGTTCGGACTTCAAATTTTATCTTGATGGACAAGTAGATGCAGAAGTGTCTCCAGGGACGAAACCCGATACCCACGATAATTTTCTTTTTATCGGTGGGTGCGACATCGGTAACTACTGGATGACAGGCGTTATTGACGAAGTGGTGCTCTACGACAGAGCTCTCAGTGAAAAGGAAATCAACGAATTAATCGAAGATGGGATGGTAGTTACGTTAGACGTGCAGCCTGGTGGGAAACTCGTGACGACATGGAGTGAAATTAAAGCACAAGCGGCTCGGTAG
- the hisB gene encoding imidazoleglycerol-phosphate dehydratase HisB, protein MDRTAEIARETAETRIQLRLDLDGTGVSDIKTGVGFLDHMLELFTKHGFFDLEIQAEGDLHVDAHHTTEDVGICLGQALQKAVLDKAGMQRFGSFTVPMYESLAKVDLDVCGRPYLYYETPLVSGKVGDFDIELTEEFFHGFVNHSGTTLHINVPYGTNQHHIIEAIFKAVAKALHIATRLDERITGVLSTKGSL, encoded by the coding sequence ATGGACAGAACAGCAGAAATTGCCCGCGAAACAGCAGAAACCCGCATCCAACTCCGGCTTGACCTTGACGGAACCGGAGTGTCCGATATTAAGACCGGCGTTGGATTCCTGGATCACATGTTGGAACTCTTCACCAAACACGGCTTCTTCGATCTGGAAATCCAAGCAGAAGGCGATTTACACGTCGATGCACACCATACCACCGAAGATGTCGGTATCTGTTTAGGGCAAGCCCTCCAAAAAGCGGTGCTGGACAAAGCGGGAATGCAACGTTTCGGCAGTTTCACCGTCCCGATGTACGAATCCCTCGCCAAAGTAGACTTGGATGTTTGTGGACGTCCCTACCTCTATTACGAAACGCCGCTTGTCTCCGGGAAAGTCGGCGATTTTGATATTGAACTCACTGAAGAATTTTTTCATGGGTTTGTGAACCACAGTGGGACAACTTTACATATCAACGTCCCCTACGGCACAAACCAACACCACATCATTGAAGCCATCTTTAAGGCAGTTGCGAAGGCCTTACATATTGCGACCCGTCTTGATGAACGTATTACGGGGGTCCTATCCACCAAGGGAAGTTTATAA
- a CDS encoding glucose-1-phosphate adenylyltransferase has product MSNGNVIAVILGGGRGTRLFPLTRDRAKPSVPIAGKFRLVDIPISNCFHSGLERIYVLTQFNSVSLNRHIAQTYRFDTYRRGFVQILAAQQTLMGEEWYQGTADAVKHNEPYILNPRFTDDYALILAGDHLYRMDYRKMLKVHTESNAAITVSVIPVKKEDTSGLGILQADANGRIVDFVEKPQTEEELHRLRVEPEVFTSRGIEPHGREYIASMGIYIFNRKVLQEVLRDDTNVDFGKNIIPKSIQTLPVSAYFFDGYWEDIGTIRSFYSANIALTDTAPAFNFYDEQAPIYTNRRHLPSTKVNSSSVRSSILAEGSIIDDSEIDRTIVGIRSIISNRSRIYQSVIMGADYYESDESRAENTQAGIPNVGIGRNCLVQNAIIDKNARIGDNSVLVNRDGVDNLDGKDYYIRDGIVIVPKDATIPPETVV; this is encoded by the coding sequence ATGAGTAATGGGAACGTTATTGCAGTTATTCTTGGAGGGGGCCGCGGTACACGTCTGTTTCCGCTGACACGCGACCGGGCGAAACCGAGTGTCCCGATCGCAGGCAAATTTCGACTCGTGGACATACCGATTAGTAATTGTTTCCATTCAGGTTTGGAACGCATCTATGTCCTGACACAGTTTAACTCTGTCTCCTTGAATCGACACATTGCACAGACATACCGCTTTGATACATATCGCCGCGGGTTCGTCCAAATCCTTGCCGCGCAACAGACGCTGATGGGCGAAGAGTGGTATCAAGGAACAGCGGACGCCGTCAAACACAACGAACCTTATATCCTTAATCCACGGTTCACAGACGATTATGCTCTGATTCTTGCCGGTGACCACCTCTATCGGATGGACTACCGCAAGATGCTTAAAGTCCACACCGAATCTAATGCCGCTATCACTGTGTCTGTCATTCCGGTAAAAAAAGAGGACACCAGCGGGCTTGGCATTCTTCAGGCGGACGCGAACGGACGCATCGTCGATTTCGTCGAGAAACCTCAAACCGAAGAGGAACTGCATCGACTCCGTGTTGAACCCGAGGTCTTTACATCTCGCGGGATTGAACCTCACGGTAGAGAATACATCGCCTCGATGGGAATCTATATCTTTAACAGAAAGGTCCTGCAAGAGGTGCTCCGAGACGACACAAACGTCGACTTCGGCAAGAATATTATTCCAAAAAGCATTCAGACACTTCCTGTTTCTGCTTACTTTTTTGATGGTTATTGGGAGGATATAGGGACCATTCGCTCCTTCTATTCGGCGAATATCGCGCTCACCGACACTGCGCCTGCGTTCAATTTCTACGATGAGCAGGCACCGATCTACACCAACCGGCGGCATCTACCGAGCACCAAAGTCAACAGTAGTAGCGTCCGATCCTCAATCCTCGCTGAAGGTTCTATCATTGATGATTCTGAAATCGATAGAACAATTGTCGGGATCCGAAGCATCATCTCAAACCGCAGTCGGATTTATCAGTCCGTAATCATGGGTGCAGACTACTACGAATCGGACGAATCGCGAGCAGAGAACACACAGGCAGGCATCCCGAACGTCGGAATCGGGCGTAATTGCCTCGTTCAGAATGCAATTATTGACAAAAATGCGCGTATCGGCGATAATTCCGTACTCGTCAATCGAGACGGCGTTGATAATCTTGACGGTAAGGATTACTACATCCGGGATGGAATTGTTATTGTTCCAAAGGATGCAACGATACCTCCTGAAACTGTCGTCTAA
- a CDS encoding phytanoyl-CoA dioxygenase family protein, with protein sequence MIDKKYLLNTEQMANFVADGYLRFDDLIPQELNEAAHAEMEEGIIVRGRGGTVLDEVWDDDSAVGKVFRLPEVQGIIHSLVGENPLYDHHAVHIVRPQNNIGQSWHADAIIDLRMHFDIQFFYFSHDTPREMGGTMILPGSHYRRVCETDIARYQNFLGQMPIVCNAGTLIVVHHGMWHCAQPNLTDRTRYMFKLRLNPTVRQCQLWNTDDIDTPGIHGALGRNHRWYGNDVRLEIVNRIKQWRFLIGDDSFDVGYWLSRLENMPENVQDAA encoded by the coding sequence ATGATTGACAAAAAGTATTTGCTCAATACGGAACAGATGGCGAACTTCGTCGCGGACGGTTACCTTCGTTTCGACGACTTAATTCCCCAAGAATTAAACGAAGCCGCACATGCCGAAATGGAAGAGGGTATTATTGTGCGGGGTCGCGGTGGCACGGTTTTAGACGAAGTCTGGGATGATGATTCTGCGGTTGGCAAAGTCTTCCGACTGCCGGAAGTCCAAGGCATTATCCACAGCTTAGTGGGTGAAAATCCGCTCTACGATCACCACGCCGTTCACATCGTTCGTCCGCAAAACAATATCGGGCAAAGTTGGCATGCCGACGCGATTATCGACCTACGGATGCATTTTGACATCCAATTCTTCTATTTCTCGCACGATACGCCGCGCGAAATGGGAGGGACGATGATTTTACCGGGAAGTCATTATCGTCGTGTCTGTGAAACGGACATCGCGCGCTACCAAAACTTCCTCGGACAAATGCCCATCGTTTGTAATGCTGGCACGCTGATTGTGGTGCATCACGGGATGTGGCACTGCGCGCAACCGAATCTCACAGACCGCACGCGCTACATGTTCAAACTCCGTCTCAACCCAACGGTCCGTCAATGTCAACTCTGGAACACAGACGATATCGACACACCGGGGATCCACGGTGCCTTAGGCAGGAATCACAGATGGTACGGAAACGATGTCCGACTTGAGATCGTCAACCGTATTAAGCAATGGCGCTTCCTTATCGGTGATGACTCGTTTGATGTCGGCTACTGGCTCTCTCGACTTGAAAACATGCCGGAGAACGTTCAAGACGCCGCGTAG